In a genomic window of Leisingera caerulea DSM 24564:
- a CDS encoding class I SAM-dependent methyltransferase, translating into MADPYSNLGAQDAALQERIADAMEARCLEPAQIAIRKAYLEKLSLPENAAALELGSGTGHVTRDLLELAGAATAHGIEPSPVMVRRARNSFTDNDRLSFSTGDAKDTGLADETFDLVVMHTLLCHVPGPEEVVREAYRLLKPGGILAVCDGDYSTATAQIADFDPLDQLIKFMINQNVTNLWIMRRISGILTEHGFQLGARTGHGYVAEGEAAYFLTVIDRGADRMVEEGLLFAETSEALKSEARRRVSAKTFFGFMSYVSQIAVKP; encoded by the coding sequence ATGGCCGATCCATATTCCAATCTCGGCGCTCAGGATGCCGCCCTGCAAGAGCGGATCGCTGATGCAATGGAAGCCCGCTGCCTGGAACCTGCGCAGATCGCAATCCGGAAGGCTTATCTTGAGAAGCTAAGCCTGCCCGAAAACGCCGCAGCACTGGAGCTGGGCTCCGGCACTGGGCATGTCACCAGGGACCTGTTAGAGCTGGCAGGTGCTGCAACCGCTCATGGGATTGAACCTTCGCCGGTAATGGTGCGCCGGGCCCGTAACAGCTTTACGGACAATGACCGCCTCAGCTTCAGTACCGGGGATGCCAAAGACACGGGACTTGCAGACGAGACGTTTGACCTTGTCGTCATGCACACATTGCTATGCCATGTGCCCGGCCCTGAAGAGGTTGTTCGAGAAGCGTACCGCCTCTTGAAGCCGGGCGGCATTCTGGCGGTCTGCGATGGGGACTACAGCACCGCCACAGCCCAAATCGCTGACTTCGATCCGCTGGATCAACTCATCAAGTTCATGATCAATCAGAATGTCACCAATCTTTGGATCATGCGCCGGATTTCCGGCATTCTGACCGAACACGGGTTCCAGCTCGGCGCCAGAACAGGCCACGGATACGTTGCAGAGGGCGAGGCTGCGTATTTTCTCACGGTGATCGACCGTGGCGCCGACCGCATGGTCGAGGAAGGCCTCCTGTTTGCCGAAACCTCAGAAGCCCTGAAATCAGAAGCCAGGCGCAGGGTCTCTGCCAAGACGTTTTTCGGGTTTATGTCCTATGTGAGCCAGATCGCGGTGAAGCCCTAA
- a CDS encoding COQ9 family protein, with protein sequence MTEDQDHAQDDIREKLLDAALLHVPFDGWSEVTFRAACQDADVPEVLAHAVCPRGGVDLALAYHARGDSRMLERLQAEDLSGMRFRDKVAAAVRFRLEAVDDKEAVRRGTTLLTLPQYAGDGVKAIWGTCDLIWEALGDGSDDLNWYTKRASLAGVYSATVLYWLGDDSLDHQATWDFLDRRIDNVMDFEKLKAGLQKNPLLKPFLVGPNWLAEQIKPPKGRDDLPGSLNPRR encoded by the coding sequence ATGACCGAAGACCAGGATCACGCGCAGGACGATATCAGGGAAAAGCTGCTGGATGCGGCGCTGTTGCATGTGCCGTTCGACGGCTGGTCGGAGGTCACGTTCCGGGCCGCCTGCCAGGATGCCGATGTGCCGGAGGTGCTGGCCCATGCGGTCTGCCCGCGCGGCGGGGTGGATCTGGCGCTGGCCTATCATGCGCGCGGCGATTCGCGGATGCTGGAGCGGCTGCAGGCAGAGGATCTGTCGGGGATGCGGTTCCGCGACAAGGTCGCAGCAGCGGTGCGGTTCCGGCTGGAGGCGGTTGACGACAAGGAGGCGGTGCGCCGCGGCACCACGCTGCTGACGCTGCCGCAGTATGCCGGCGACGGGGTCAAGGCGATCTGGGGCACCTGCGATCTGATCTGGGAGGCGCTGGGCGATGGCTCGGATGATCTGAACTGGTACACCAAGCGCGCGTCGCTGGCGGGGGTCTATTCCGCCACGGTTCTCTATTGGCTGGGCGATGACAGCCTGGACCATCAGGCGACGTGGGATTTCCTGGACCGGCGGATCGACAACGTGATGGACTTTGAGAAGCTGAAGGCGGGGCTGCAGAAGAACCCGCTGCTGAAGCCGTTTCTGGTGGGGCCGAACTGGCTGGCGGAGCAGATCAAGCCGCCGAAAGGCCGCGATGATCTGCCGGGATCGCTGAACCCGCGGCGCTGA
- the rpsU gene encoding 30S ribosomal protein S21 yields MQVSVRDNNVDQALRALKKKLQREGVFREMKLKQHFEKPSEKKAREKAEAIRRARKLARKKAQREGLL; encoded by the coding sequence ATGCAGGTTAGTGTTCGCGACAACAACGTCGATCAGGCGCTTCGTGCCCTGAAGAAAAAGCTGCAGCGTGAAGGCGTCTTCCGCGAAATGAAGCTCAAGCAACATTTCGAAAAGCCGTCCGAGAAAAAAGCGCGCGAGAAAGCTGAAGCGATCCGCCGTGCCCGTAAACTGGCACGCAAGAAAGCCCAGCGCGAAGGTCTGCTCTAA
- a CDS encoding CAP domain-containing protein codes for MSQASELERQMLDLINAERTSRGLNPVQLELRLNDSSEDHSEWMLQQDVFSHTGAGGSSAGDRMKDAGFVFSGSWTWAENIAWQSERGAAGLSDDVVDLHNSLMNSPGHRANILNANVEVIGIGIEQGNFNGWDAVMVTQNFAKTSAGLQLDTGSSGGGSGGGTGTGATAGDDSLTLSSAGTLDGLGGNDTLTGSSGGDSLSGNDGRDKLLGRAGGDGLDGGSGNDVLRGGGGADDLNGGSGKDKLFGGGGNDTLDGGSGNDRLTGKSGADIFVFSSGDDTVTDFNPNASGERIDLGAADGIGGFSDLMSNHASQTANGLLISDIDGDSMLLAGITAQDLSAGDFLF; via the coding sequence ATGTCACAGGCAAGCGAACTCGAGCGCCAGATGCTCGACCTGATCAACGCCGAGCGCACCTCGCGCGGGCTCAATCCAGTGCAGCTGGAGCTGCGCCTCAACGATTCGTCAGAAGACCACAGCGAGTGGATGCTGCAGCAGGATGTGTTCTCCCACACCGGCGCGGGCGGCTCCAGCGCCGGCGACCGGATGAAGGACGCTGGCTTTGTCTTCTCCGGCAGCTGGACCTGGGCCGAAAACATCGCTTGGCAAAGCGAACGCGGCGCGGCCGGCCTCTCCGATGACGTCGTCGACCTGCACAATTCGCTGATGAACAGCCCCGGCCACCGCGCCAACATCCTGAACGCGAATGTCGAGGTGATCGGCATCGGCATCGAGCAAGGCAACTTCAACGGCTGGGACGCCGTCATGGTCACCCAGAATTTCGCCAAGACCAGCGCCGGGCTGCAGCTCGACACCGGTAGTTCCGGCGGCGGGTCCGGCGGCGGCACCGGCACCGGTGCAACCGCCGGCGATGACAGCCTGACCCTCAGCAGCGCAGGCACCCTCGACGGTCTGGGCGGCAACGACACCCTGACCGGCAGCAGCGGCGGTGACAGCCTCAGCGGCAATGACGGCCGCGACAAGCTGCTTGGCAGAGCCGGCGGCGACGGCCTGGATGGCGGTTCGGGCAACGACGTCCTGCGCGGCGGCGGCGGCGCGGACGACCTGAACGGCGGCTCCGGCAAAGACAAGCTGTTCGGCGGCGGCGGCAACGACACCCTGGACGGCGGTTCGGGCAACGACCGGCTGACCGGCAAAAGCGGTGCCGACATCTTTGTCTTCAGCAGCGGCGACGACACCGTTACCGATTTCAACCCGAACGCCAGCGGCGAGCGTATCGACCTGGGCGCGGCGGATGGCATCGGCGGTTTCTCCGACCTAATGAGCAACCACGCCAGCCAGACCGCAAACGGCCTGCTGATCAGCGACATCGACGGCGACAGCATGCTGCTGGCAGGCATCACCGCACAGGATCTCAGCGCAGGCGACTTCCTGTTCTGA
- the ppk2 gene encoding polyphosphate kinase 2, with amino-acid sequence MTREFETASLDWLEAELQDTLDEDIEIEFSEPMLSQEIRKIYREQHPEMLDRQVYFRNLLRLQAELIKVQDWVQHSGAKVCILFEGRDAAGKGGVIKRITQRLDPRVARVVALPAPNRREQSQWFFQRYVPHLPAGGEIVLFDRSWYNRAGVERVMGFASDDQVEQFFQDVPEFERMLVRSGIILLKYWFSITDEEQQLRFMMRIHDPMKQWKLSPMDLESRIRWEHYTKAKEEMFKRTNIPEAPWYIVEGNDKKRERLNCIEHLLTKIPYEEVPGEKVVLPDRKYNPDYERQVLPDELYVPKIY; translated from the coding sequence GTGACCCGCGAATTTGAAACCGCATCCCTGGACTGGCTGGAAGCGGAGCTGCAGGACACGCTGGACGAGGATATCGAGATCGAATTCTCCGAGCCGATGCTGAGCCAGGAGATCCGCAAGATCTACCGCGAGCAGCACCCGGAGATGCTCGACCGGCAGGTCTATTTCCGCAACCTCTTGCGGCTGCAGGCGGAGCTGATCAAGGTGCAGGACTGGGTGCAGCATTCCGGCGCGAAGGTCTGCATCCTGTTCGAAGGCCGCGATGCGGCAGGCAAGGGCGGGGTGATCAAGCGGATCACCCAGCGTCTGGATCCGCGGGTGGCGCGGGTGGTGGCGCTGCCGGCGCCGAACCGCCGCGAGCAGAGCCAGTGGTTCTTTCAGCGTTATGTGCCGCATCTGCCCGCAGGCGGCGAGATCGTGCTGTTCGACCGTTCCTGGTACAATCGCGCGGGCGTCGAGCGGGTGATGGGCTTTGCCAGCGACGACCAGGTTGAGCAGTTCTTTCAGGACGTTCCGGAATTTGAGCGGATGCTGGTGCGGTCGGGCATCATCCTGCTGAAATACTGGTTCTCTATCACCGACGAGGAGCAGCAGTTGCGGTTCATGATGCGCATTCACGACCCGATGAAGCAGTGGAAGCTGTCGCCGATGGATCTGGAAAGCCGGATCCGCTGGGAGCATTACACCAAGGCTAAGGAGGAGATGTTCAAGCGCACCAACATCCCCGAGGCCCCCTGGTACATCGTCGAGGGCAACGACAAGAAGCGCGAGCGGCTGAACTGCATCGAGCACCTGCTGACCAAGATCCCTTATGAGGAGGTGCCGGGCGAGAAGGTGGTGCTGCCGGACCGCAAGTACAATCCGGATTACGAACGGCAGGTGCTGCCGGATGAGCTGTACGTGCCGAAGATTTACTGA
- a CDS encoding Lrp/AsnC family transcriptional regulator produces the protein MSLDETDRRILSVLQKQGRISNADLSERVNLSASACHRRVQRLEAEGYIRDYVALLDARKMNVPSTVFVEITLSGQADEVLDAFEKAVSRIPDVLECHLMAGTADYILKVVAENTEDFARIHRQHLARLPGVAQMQSSFALRTVFKTTALPV, from the coding sequence ATGTCTTTGGACGAAACAGATCGTCGCATACTTTCGGTACTGCAAAAGCAGGGCCGCATTTCCAATGCCGACCTGTCGGAGCGGGTGAACCTGTCGGCCTCGGCCTGCCACCGGCGGGTGCAGCGGCTGGAGGCGGAGGGGTACATCCGGGATTATGTCGCGCTGCTGGATGCGCGCAAGATGAATGTGCCGTCCACGGTGTTTGTCGAGATCACCCTGTCCGGACAGGCGGATGAGGTGCTGGACGCGTTTGAGAAGGCGGTGTCCAGAATCCCGGACGTGCTGGAATGCCATCTGATGGCGGGAACAGCGGATTACATCCTGAAGGTGGTGGCGGAAAACACCGAGGATTTCGCCCGCATCCACCGCCAGCATCTGGCGCGCCTGCCGGGAGTGGCGCAGATGCAGTCGAGCTTTGCGCTGCGCACCGTGTTCAAGACCACAGCGCTGCCGGTCTGA
- the ald gene encoding alanine dehydrogenase, producing the protein MKIGCPTEIKPQEFRVGMTPDAAREAVSHGHEVVIQKGAGMGAGFTDEDYVSAGAAILDTAEEIFATADMIVKVKEPQAVERKMLREGQLLFTYLHLAPDPEQTHDLLESGCTAIAYETVTDDRGGLPLLAPMSEVAGRLAPQVGAWTLQKANGGRGVLMGGVPGVAPAKVVVIGGGVVGTHAAKVAAGMGADVTILDRSLTRLKYLDDVFGRTFKNQYSTAGATAELVREADMVIGAVLIPGAAAPKLVSRAQLSEMKPGAVLVDVAIDQGGCFETSKATTHAEPIYEVDGIMHYCVANMPGAVARTSTQALGNATLPFMLNLANKGWRKACEDDPHLLNGLNVHAGQLTYYAVGEALGMDVLSPKLALKQ; encoded by the coding sequence ATGAAGATCGGCTGCCCCACCGAGATCAAACCGCAGGAATTCCGCGTTGGCATGACCCCCGACGCCGCCCGCGAGGCCGTCAGCCACGGCCATGAGGTTGTCATTCAGAAAGGCGCCGGCATGGGCGCAGGTTTCACCGACGAGGACTATGTCTCCGCCGGTGCCGCAATCCTCGACACCGCCGAGGAAATCTTTGCCACCGCAGACATGATCGTCAAGGTCAAGGAACCGCAGGCGGTTGAGCGCAAGATGCTGCGCGAAGGCCAGCTGCTGTTCACCTACCTGCACCTGGCGCCCGATCCGGAGCAGACCCACGACCTGCTGGAATCCGGCTGCACCGCCATCGCCTATGAAACCGTCACCGACGACCGTGGCGGCCTGCCGCTGCTGGCGCCGATGTCCGAAGTGGCCGGCCGCCTGGCCCCGCAGGTCGGCGCCTGGACCCTGCAAAAGGCCAACGGCGGCCGCGGCGTGCTGATGGGCGGCGTGCCCGGTGTGGCCCCGGCCAAGGTTGTGGTGATCGGCGGCGGCGTCGTCGGCACCCACGCAGCCAAGGTTGCGGCCGGCATGGGCGCGGATGTGACCATCCTCGACCGTTCGCTGACCCGCCTGAAATACTTGGACGACGTCTTTGGCCGCACCTTCAAGAACCAGTACTCCACCGCCGGCGCAACGGCTGAGCTGGTGCGCGAGGCCGACATGGTGATCGGCGCGGTTCTGATCCCGGGCGCGGCGGCACCGAAACTGGTCTCCCGCGCACAGCTGTCCGAAATGAAGCCGGGCGCGGTGCTGGTGGACGTCGCCATCGACCAGGGCGGCTGCTTCGAGACCTCCAAGGCCACCACTCACGCCGAGCCGATCTATGAGGTCGACGGCATCATGCACTACTGCGTGGCCAACATGCCGGGCGCCGTGGCGCGCACCTCGACCCAGGCCCTTGGCAATGCGACCCTGCCCTTCATGCTGAACCTGGCCAACAAAGGCTGGCGCAAGGCCTGCGAGGACGACCCGCACCTGCTGAACGGCCTGAACGTGCACGCAGGCCAGCTGACCTACTACGCGGTGGGCGAGGCCCTCGGCATGGACGTGCTGTCGCCGAAACTGGCGCTGAAGCAGTAA